From the Cupriavidus necator N-1 genome, one window contains:
- a CDS encoding Bug family tripartite tricarboxylate transporter substrate binding protein, with protein MTRFKNVGRRWLGGLVAALLFAGLAPAHGFPDRPVTLMVPFPAGGLSDVVARNLNGPLARQFGQPVIVENLGGAGGAIAAQKVLHAPADGHLLLQAGPGELITTPLANAAIKFRSEDFRLVHMVGAVDLAILVRRDLPVKDVDELAAYAAQAAKAGKPLTYASVGIGSLYHLLGAHMSQTIGAPMTHVPYKGGAPVIQDLVGGIVDIFISPFGKPDIERMRTGQVRMLAVLSPTRVDAVKSVPSVNESKALRGFNYSTWAGIFVKKDTAEPVVQAVHNAIVHTLADPSVRASLDTANLPASKPVSLAESQKAYQQSIEQYRGIARAIGLQPQ; from the coding sequence ATGACCCGATTCAAGAACGTCGGCCGCCGTTGGCTCGGCGGCTTGGTTGCAGCACTGCTTTTTGCCGGCCTGGCGCCGGCACACGGCTTTCCTGACCGGCCGGTAACGCTGATGGTGCCGTTCCCGGCGGGCGGCCTCTCCGACGTTGTTGCCCGGAACCTGAACGGGCCCCTCGCCCGGCAGTTCGGGCAGCCGGTCATCGTCGAAAACCTCGGGGGAGCTGGTGGAGCAATTGCCGCGCAGAAGGTCCTTCACGCACCGGCCGACGGCCATTTGCTATTGCAGGCAGGGCCCGGCGAACTCATCACTACGCCGCTGGCCAATGCCGCAATCAAATTCAGGAGCGAGGATTTCCGGCTGGTGCATATGGTCGGCGCTGTCGATCTTGCCATCCTGGTGCGCAGGGATCTGCCGGTAAAGGATGTCGACGAACTGGCCGCCTATGCCGCGCAGGCAGCCAAGGCCGGCAAACCACTGACGTACGCGAGCGTCGGCATCGGCTCGCTCTATCACCTCCTGGGGGCGCATATGTCCCAAACCATCGGAGCGCCGATGACTCACGTGCCATACAAGGGCGGCGCGCCCGTGATCCAGGACCTCGTTGGCGGAATCGTCGATATCTTTATCTCGCCGTTTGGCAAGCCTGATATCGAACGCATGCGCACCGGCCAGGTCAGGATGCTGGCGGTCCTGTCGCCCACACGCGTGGATGCAGTGAAGTCGGTGCCCAGCGTCAATGAAAGCAAGGCGCTGCGGGGCTTCAACTATTCAACCTGGGCCGGGATCTTCGTGAAGAAGGACACTGCCGAGCCGGTTGTGCAAGCAGTGCACAACGCGATTGTGCATACGCTGGCCGACCCCTCGGTGCGTGCCAGCCTGGATACCGCGAACCTGCCTGCGTCCAAGCCGGTGTCGCTTGCAGAAAGTCAGAAGGCCTATCAGCAGAGCATCGAACAATACCGCGGCATTGCCCGCGCCATCGGCTTGCAGCCGCAATAA
- a CDS encoding hydroxymethylglutaryl-CoA lyase has protein sequence MTARKVYIHEVATRDGFQNEARFVETDDKVALIDALSACGYARIEVTSFTSPRAIPALRDAEAVMHRIARREGVVYTVLVPNVRGAERALSCQVDEVNLVMSVSESHNRTNLRMSREQSFAQLADVIRVVRETPTAINISLSTAMGCPMEGDVPLENVLGWMQRFADLGAHGVTLCDTTGMAFPSQVARLCEAARRQFPSLALTLHFHNTRGLALANTLAALDQGIDRFDASLGGLGGCPYAPGATGNVCTEELVHMLELDGYDTGVDLAAILDAAARLPGLIGHDVPSQLLKAGRRLDLHPMPAADAIPEQRAFQP, from the coding sequence ATGACTGCCAGAAAGGTTTACATACATGAAGTCGCCACGCGAGACGGCTTCCAGAACGAGGCCCGCTTTGTCGAGACCGATGACAAGGTCGCCCTGATCGACGCCCTGAGCGCATGCGGCTATGCCAGGATCGAGGTGACTTCCTTCACCTCGCCTAGGGCGATTCCCGCGCTGCGCGACGCAGAAGCGGTGATGCATCGCATCGCGCGGCGCGAGGGTGTGGTCTACACGGTGCTGGTGCCGAATGTGCGCGGCGCCGAGCGCGCGCTTTCCTGCCAGGTGGACGAGGTCAACCTGGTGATGTCGGTCAGCGAAAGCCACAACCGCACCAACCTGCGCATGTCGCGCGAGCAATCGTTTGCCCAGCTTGCCGACGTCATCCGCGTGGTGAGGGAGACGCCGACCGCGATCAACATCTCGCTGTCGACCGCAATGGGTTGCCCGATGGAAGGCGACGTGCCGCTGGAAAACGTGCTGGGCTGGATGCAGCGCTTCGCTGACCTGGGGGCTCACGGCGTGACGCTGTGCGACACCACCGGCATGGCGTTTCCGTCCCAGGTCGCCAGGCTGTGCGAAGCCGCGCGGCGGCAGTTCCCCAGCCTGGCGCTGACCCTGCATTTCCACAATACCCGGGGCCTGGCGCTGGCCAACACGCTCGCCGCGCTGGACCAGGGCATCGACCGCTTCGACGCTTCGCTGGGCGGCCTCGGTGGCTGCCCGTATGCGCCGGGCGCGACCGGCAATGTCTGCACCGAAGAACTCGTCCATATGCTTGAACTGGACGGCTATGACACCGGCGTCGACCTGGCGGCCATCCTCGATGCCGCCGCGCGCTTGCCAGGCCTGATCGGCCATGACGTCCCAAGCCAGCTGCTGAAGGCCGGCCGCCGCCTCGACCTGCATCCGATGCCTGCCGCCGACGCGATCCCCGAACAGCGGGCTTTCCAACCCTGA
- the glnA gene encoding type I glutamate--ammonia ligase — protein MGMVSIEPGSYHVAPPQNPGEVIDLIRTHAIQVVDLRFTDLPGVWQHFSITLPEVNDDLFSAGIGFDGSSIRGFQEIHESDMLVRPDPATAFIDPFCAAPTLALICDVLDPVLHQPYSRDPRHIARKAELYLRQTGLATVCYLGPELEFFIFDSIRFGQDQHSGYYHVESAEGEWTSGRDEGAYGGGNLGYKQRYKGGYFPVPPSDTLQDIRSEIVLALMQAGIQVEVHHHEVATAGQNEIDMRFAPLMRMADNVMMYKYICKNVARRHGKVATFMPKPLFADNASGMHCHQSLWRDAENLFYDKNGWAQTSQMCRWYIGGLLSHAPALMAFCAPSTNSYKRLVPGYEAPVNLAMSQRNRSAAARIPMVSDSPSARRVEFRCPDPSANAYLAFSAMLLAGLDGIENQTDPGDPLDKNIYDLPPEEAARIRQVPGSLEESLCALEADSAFLRKGDVFTEDLISTWIDYKRTREIDTLKVRPHPWEFQLYFDI, from the coding sequence ATGGGCATGGTCTCAATAGAACCCGGCAGCTATCACGTTGCGCCGCCGCAAAATCCCGGCGAAGTCATCGATCTGATCCGGACGCACGCAATCCAGGTCGTTGACCTCAGGTTCACCGACTTGCCCGGCGTGTGGCAGCACTTCTCGATCACGCTGCCGGAAGTCAACGACGACTTGTTCTCGGCCGGCATCGGCTTCGACGGGTCTTCCATTCGCGGGTTCCAGGAAATCCATGAGTCCGACATGCTAGTCAGGCCTGACCCGGCCACGGCATTCATCGATCCGTTTTGCGCAGCACCAACGCTGGCGCTGATCTGCGACGTGCTGGACCCTGTCCTGCACCAGCCGTACTCACGCGATCCGCGCCACATCGCACGCAAGGCAGAGTTGTATCTCCGGCAAACCGGTCTTGCCACGGTTTGCTACCTTGGCCCCGAACTGGAATTCTTTATTTTCGACTCCATCCGCTTCGGACAGGACCAGCACTCTGGCTACTACCATGTCGAATCCGCCGAAGGCGAATGGACCTCGGGCCGTGACGAAGGCGCCTATGGTGGCGGCAATCTCGGCTACAAGCAGCGCTACAAGGGAGGGTATTTTCCCGTGCCGCCGAGCGATACGCTGCAGGACATCCGCTCCGAAATCGTGCTCGCGCTGATGCAGGCCGGCATCCAGGTCGAGGTGCATCACCATGAGGTCGCCACGGCCGGCCAGAACGAAATCGACATGCGCTTTGCGCCACTGATGCGCATGGCAGACAACGTGATGATGTACAAGTACATCTGCAAGAACGTTGCGCGCCGCCACGGCAAGGTCGCCACCTTCATGCCCAAGCCCCTGTTTGCCGACAACGCGAGCGGCATGCATTGCCACCAGAGCCTCTGGCGCGACGCCGAGAACCTCTTCTATGACAAGAACGGTTGGGCGCAGACGTCCCAGATGTGCCGTTGGTATATAGGCGGCTTGCTCAGCCACGCCCCCGCGCTGATGGCTTTCTGCGCACCGAGCACAAACTCCTATAAGCGACTGGTGCCCGGATACGAGGCGCCTGTCAATCTGGCCATGTCGCAGCGCAACCGATCCGCCGCGGCCAGGATTCCAATGGTTTCGGATTCCCCGAGCGCCAGGCGCGTTGAATTTCGCTGTCCTGACCCGTCGGCCAATGCCTACCTCGCCTTCTCGGCAATGCTGCTCGCCGGCCTGGACGGCATTGAAAACCAGACGGACCCCGGCGACCCGCTCGACAAGAACATCTATGATCTGCCACCGGAGGAAGCCGCCCGCATCCGGCAGGTACCAGGCTCCCTCGAAGAGTCGCTTTGTGCGCTGGAAGCCGACTCAGCGTTCCTGCGAAAAGGTGATGTTTTCACTGAAGACCTGATCAGCACCTGGATTGACTACAAGCGCACGCGCGAGATCGATACATTGAAGGTGCGGCCGCACCCGTGGGAATTCCAACTCTACTTCGACATTTGA
- a CDS encoding DUF899 domain-containing protein — protein sequence MNTTAKLIPSTELAQQNPVRFPNESAEYRKARNALLAEEIELRRHIERVAEQRRGLPAGGEVAKRYTFQGERGPVTLAELFGDKDTLVIYSYMFGPQREQPCPMCTSVMASWDHKVPDIEQRVALAMIARSPIDRLVAAKKARGWTKLKVYADVDGDFTRDYVSAEDADVPAYSVFTRRDGKIRHFWSSEMYALSADPGQDPRGAPDLDPLWTLLDTTPEGRGADWYPKLGYPEGK from the coding sequence ATGAACACCACTGCAAAACTCATTCCCTCAACAGAGCTGGCGCAACAAAACCCCGTCCGGTTTCCCAATGAAAGCGCGGAGTACCGCAAGGCGCGCAATGCGTTGCTTGCGGAGGAGATCGAGCTGCGGCGCCACATCGAGCGCGTGGCCGAACAGCGCCGCGGCCTGCCCGCGGGCGGCGAGGTCGCAAAGCGCTATACCTTCCAGGGAGAACGCGGTCCGGTCACGCTGGCCGAACTGTTCGGCGACAAGGACACCCTGGTCATCTACAGCTATATGTTCGGACCGCAGCGGGAACAGCCTTGCCCCATGTGCACATCGGTGATGGCGTCGTGGGATCACAAGGTTCCGGACATCGAGCAGCGCGTGGCGCTGGCGATGATCGCCCGCTCACCCATCGATCGCCTTGTCGCCGCCAAGAAGGCACGAGGCTGGACCAAGCTGAAGGTCTATGCGGACGTGGATGGCGATTTCACCCGCGACTATGTCAGCGCCGAGGATGCCGACGTCCCCGCCTACTCGGTCTTTACGCGCCGGGACGGCAAGATCCGCCATTTCTGGAGCAGCGAGATGTACGCCCTCTCGGCCGACCCGGGTCAGGACCCGCGCGGCGCGCCGGACCTGGATCCGCTGTGGACCCTGCTGGACACCACGCCGGAAGGCCGGGGGGCGGACTGGTATCCGAAGCTGGGATACCCGGAAGGGAAATAA
- a CDS encoding Bug family tripartite tricarboxylate transporter substrate binding protein, whose translation MKRMTIAAAALAALAAAAPAHSANAYPSKPVTLVVPSAPAGSTDIVARLVGEQLQAALGQPVVVDNKPGASGNIGTEAVARAAPDGYTLLLQYSGYHVGNPALFPQIRWKPSNFVPVALVMRAPHVIAVSGKLPVTSIAELVAYGKSNGKGLFYASSGNGSIQHIAGEMLARQTRVPMTHVPYKGAGPVITDLISGQVDMFITTPPSVIGHVQAGKIKALAYAGPKRHPSMPNVPTTAEAGLPGYEVESWFALFAPANTPPAIVERLSQEVKKIVASDTYRKKIEEQGAFAAYMGPQELGKFIDQELASWSRVVKASNIRAD comes from the coding sequence ATGAAACGCATGACGATCGCCGCGGCCGCCCTGGCAGCCCTGGCTGCGGCCGCCCCGGCCCATAGCGCCAACGCCTACCCCAGCAAGCCGGTCACCCTGGTGGTGCCCAGCGCACCGGCCGGATCCACCGATATCGTGGCCCGCCTGGTTGGCGAACAACTGCAGGCCGCACTTGGCCAACCCGTGGTGGTGGACAACAAGCCCGGTGCCAGCGGCAATATCGGCACCGAAGCCGTGGCGCGGGCCGCGCCGGACGGCTATACGCTGCTGCTCCAGTATTCCGGCTACCACGTCGGCAATCCGGCGCTGTTCCCGCAGATCCGCTGGAAGCCGTCCAACTTCGTCCCGGTGGCGCTGGTCATGCGCGCGCCGCACGTCATCGCCGTCAGCGGCAAGCTGCCCGTGACATCGATAGCCGAACTGGTCGCCTACGGCAAAAGCAATGGCAAAGGCCTGTTCTATGCCTCGTCCGGCAATGGTTCGATCCAGCATATCGCCGGCGAGATGCTGGCGCGGCAGACCAGGGTGCCGATGACGCACGTACCGTACAAGGGCGCCGGGCCCGTGATCACCGACCTGATCAGCGGGCAGGTCGACATGTTCATCACGACCCCGCCCAGCGTGATCGGGCATGTGCAAGCGGGCAAGATCAAGGCGCTTGCCTATGCCGGACCGAAGCGCCATCCCTCCATGCCCAATGTGCCGACCACCGCGGAGGCTGGCCTGCCAGGGTATGAGGTGGAGTCCTGGTTTGCACTGTTTGCGCCGGCGAATACCCCGCCGGCCATCGTCGAGCGCTTGTCCCAGGAGGTGAAGAAGATCGTGGCCAGCGACACGTACAGGAAGAAGATCGAGGAACAAGGCGCCTTCGCTGCCTACATGGGGCCGCAGGAGCTGGGCAAGTTCATCGATCAGGAACTGGCATCCTGGTCGCGTGTGGTCAAGGCATCGAATATTCGCGCGGACTAA
- a CDS encoding VOC family protein, translated as MFDHVKFGVSDYAASKAFFLKALEPLGVAVASEGPPTYGVELCPKGKASLCLFQTEEKPAHLHLAFTAENRQQVEAFHRAALEAGAKDNGAPGLRPHYHANYYAAFVIGPDGHNIEVVCHQPEA; from the coding sequence ATGTTTGACCACGTCAAATTCGGAGTCAGCGACTATGCAGCGAGCAAGGCGTTCTTCCTCAAGGCACTCGAACCGCTCGGCGTAGCTGTTGCCTCGGAGGGGCCGCCAACGTATGGTGTCGAGCTTTGCCCAAAGGGGAAGGCTTCATTGTGCTTGTTCCAGACCGAGGAGAAGCCGGCGCATCTACACCTGGCGTTCACGGCCGAGAATCGCCAGCAAGTCGAAGCTTTCCATCGCGCGGCCCTGGAGGCGGGTGCCAAAGACAATGGTGCGCCTGGTCTGCGCCCGCACTACCACGCCAACTACTACGCAGCGTTCGTCATTGGTCCGGACGGGCACAACATCGAAGTGGTTTGCCACCAACCCGAAGCCTGA
- a CDS encoding LysR family transcriptional regulator yields the protein MHLKHLKHLLMVADMASFSQAAQRLHLTQSALSRSIQTLEDELGGRLIDRHGKRNVLTPLGELIANRARRIVFEEAELHRSVELFHHHHLGAIRVGLGAGPGAVLATPFLRFMARHHPGIQVSVSLGTSDALMIQLRQRSLDAVVVEVSSVAPATDLRHELLNALQGRFICRTGHPLVQQAAGGDAVTFDDVMRYPLASAPLSTEVARNLVKRFGPRADPEHCLSLRCENVRSLVEAVLDSDAILFSIVAAVRAEIAAGKLCELDTTPAVDDGPRYAFFTLAGRTEAPSMEIFRKFMDEHLRD from the coding sequence ATGCATCTTAAACATCTCAAGCATCTGCTGATGGTGGCGGATATGGCATCCTTCAGCCAGGCGGCGCAACGCCTGCACCTGACCCAGTCCGCGCTGAGCCGGAGCATCCAGACGTTGGAGGATGAACTGGGAGGCCGCCTGATCGACCGGCACGGCAAGCGCAATGTGCTGACCCCATTGGGGGAGCTGATTGCCAACCGGGCCCGGCGCATCGTGTTCGAGGAAGCGGAACTGCATCGCAGCGTCGAACTGTTCCACCACCACCACCTGGGTGCCATCCGCGTCGGCCTGGGCGCCGGGCCGGGCGCAGTGCTGGCGACGCCGTTTCTGCGATTCATGGCCAGGCACCATCCCGGCATACAGGTCAGCGTGTCGCTTGGTACTTCCGATGCGCTGATGATCCAACTGCGTCAGCGATCGCTTGATGCAGTCGTCGTGGAGGTGAGCAGCGTGGCGCCAGCAACGGACCTTCGCCACGAGTTGCTGAACGCGTTGCAGGGTCGCTTTATCTGCCGCACAGGACATCCGCTTGTGCAACAGGCCGCCGGCGGAGACGCTGTGACGTTTGACGATGTCATGCGTTATCCGCTGGCTTCCGCCCCGCTCAGCACGGAAGTCGCGCGCAACCTCGTGAAGCGCTTCGGACCGCGCGCCGATCCGGAGCATTGCCTGAGCCTCAGGTGCGAGAATGTCCGGAGCCTGGTCGAAGCTGTGCTGGATTCCGACGCGATACTGTTCAGCATCGTCGCGGCAGTGCGTGCGGAGATTGCCGCAGGAAAACTATGCGAACTGGACACTACCCCAGCGGTCGATGACGGCCCCCGCTATGCCTTTTTCACCCTGGCGGGGCGAACCGAGGCACCGAGCATGGAAATATTCCGGAAATTCATGGACGAGCATTTGCGTGACTAG
- a CDS encoding CaiB/BaiF CoA transferase family protein, translating into METSKSKPLAGVRVLELGQLIAGPFAARMLAAFGAEVIKVEPPGTGDPLRKWRLLHEGTSVWWEAQSRDKQSVTLDLRTAQGQEVVRKLAAQSDVLIENFRPGTLENWGLGWDSLRAANPGLVMLRVSGYGQTGPYRDRPGFGVIGEAMGGLRHLSGEPGRTPVRVGVSIGDSLSALHGVIGILLALRHREQNGGQGQVVDVALYESVFSMMESLLPEYSVFGTVRQAAGSSLPGIAPTNAYRCADGKYVLIAGNGDGIFRRLMDMIERPDLRDDPALAHNDGRVSQVAMLDAAIGEWAAQRSLEAALDALNGARIPAGKIYDIADIASDPHYRARDMILDAQLPDGTPVQLPGIVPKLSATPGALPNPAPALGQHTDAVLEGLGIGAAQREAWRAAGII; encoded by the coding sequence ATGGAAACAAGCAAGTCAAAGCCCCTTGCCGGCGTACGCGTCCTGGAACTGGGGCAACTGATCGCCGGGCCGTTTGCCGCGCGCATGCTGGCGGCGTTCGGCGCGGAAGTCATCAAGGTCGAGCCGCCCGGCACGGGCGATCCGCTGCGCAAGTGGCGGCTGTTGCATGAAGGCACCTCGGTCTGGTGGGAGGCACAGTCCCGCGACAAGCAGTCCGTCACGCTGGACCTGCGCACGGCGCAAGGCCAGGAAGTCGTGCGCAAGCTGGCCGCGCAAAGCGACGTGCTGATCGAGAACTTCCGCCCGGGCACGCTGGAAAACTGGGGCCTGGGCTGGGACAGCCTGCGGGCGGCCAACCCCGGGCTGGTGATGCTGCGCGTGTCCGGCTATGGCCAGACCGGGCCCTATCGCGACCGGCCGGGCTTCGGCGTCATTGGCGAAGCGATGGGCGGCTTGCGCCACCTGAGCGGCGAGCCGGGCCGCACCCCGGTGCGCGTGGGGGTATCGATCGGCGACTCCCTGTCCGCCCTGCACGGTGTGATCGGCATCCTGCTGGCGTTGCGGCACCGGGAGCAGAACGGCGGCCAGGGCCAGGTCGTGGATGTGGCCTTGTACGAGTCGGTGTTCAGCATGATGGAGAGCCTGTTGCCGGAATACTCGGTGTTCGGCACCGTGCGGCAAGCGGCCGGCAGCAGTCTTCCCGGCATCGCGCCCACCAATGCGTACCGCTGTGCCGACGGCAAGTACGTGCTGATCGCCGGCAATGGCGATGGCATCTTCAGGCGGCTGATGGATATGATCGAGCGCCCCGACCTGCGCGACGACCCGGCCCTGGCCCACAACGACGGCCGGGTCAGCCAGGTTGCGATGCTCGACGCCGCCATTGGCGAATGGGCGGCACAGCGCAGCCTCGAAGCGGCCCTCGACGCCCTCAATGGCGCCCGCATCCCCGCGGGCAAGATCTACGACATCGCCGATATCGCCAGCGATCCGCACTACCGCGCGCGCGACATGATCCTGGACGCGCAATTGCCGGACGGCACACCCGTCCAGTTGCCCGGCATCGTACCGAAGCTGAGCGCCACCCCCGGCGCACTGCCCAACCCCGCCCCCGCGCTTGGCCAGCATACCGACGCGGTGCTGGAAGGCCTTGGCATCGGCGCGGCGCAGCGCGAGGCATGGCGCGCGGCAGGGATTATCTGA
- a CDS encoding D-2-hydroxyacid dehydrogenase translates to MKIVFLDRSTISPQTTLRALPFPHELELYGETADEDVAARIAAADVVIINKVKLDARQLEQAPNLKLIAIAATGTDVVDLQACAARGIVVSNIRNYAVHTVPEHTFALIFALRRSLAAYHDAVRRGRWQESGSFCFFDYTIKDLHGSVLGIIGDGVLGQSVARMASALGMRPLFAAHKGREGMGPLYTPFDEVLRRSDIITLHCPLVAQTRNLIDAAEFSKMERRPLLINTARGGLVNEAALVEALQSGMVAGAGFDVATQEPPGAEHPFHQLKDAPNFILTPHVAWASDEAVQGLADQLIDNICAFAQGAPRNVVGG, encoded by the coding sequence ATGAAGATCGTATTCCTGGACCGTTCCACCATCTCGCCGCAGACCACGCTGCGAGCGCTGCCGTTCCCGCATGAGCTTGAACTCTACGGGGAAACGGCTGACGAGGACGTCGCCGCGCGCATTGCCGCCGCGGACGTGGTCATCATCAACAAGGTGAAGCTGGATGCCCGGCAGCTTGAGCAGGCACCGAACCTGAAGCTCATCGCCATCGCGGCAACCGGCACCGATGTCGTCGACCTGCAAGCCTGTGCCGCCCGCGGCATCGTCGTCTCCAACATCCGCAACTATGCCGTCCATACGGTGCCGGAACATACCTTTGCCCTGATCTTCGCGCTGCGGCGAAGCCTGGCCGCCTACCACGATGCGGTCCGGCGCGGCCGCTGGCAGGAATCCGGATCCTTCTGCTTCTTTGACTACACGATCAAGGACTTGCACGGGTCGGTGCTTGGCATCATCGGCGACGGCGTGCTCGGCCAATCGGTGGCCAGGATGGCGAGTGCGCTGGGCATGCGACCGCTGTTTGCGGCCCACAAGGGACGCGAGGGCATGGGCCCGCTCTACACGCCTTTCGACGAGGTGCTGCGTCGTAGCGACATCATCACCTTGCATTGCCCGCTGGTGGCGCAGACACGCAACCTGATCGACGCCGCTGAGTTCTCGAAGATGGAACGGCGTCCGTTGCTGATCAACACCGCCCGAGGCGGGCTGGTCAATGAAGCGGCGCTGGTGGAAGCGCTGCAATCCGGAATGGTGGCCGGGGCCGGCTTTGACGTTGCGACGCAGGAGCCGCCCGGCGCGGAACACCCGTTCCATCAGTTGAAGGATGCGCCGAACTTCATCCTGACCCCGCACGTTGCATGGGCCAGCGACGAGGCCGTGCAAGGCCTGGCCGACCAGCTTATCGACAATATCTGTGCCTTCGCGCAAGGAGCGCCCAGGAACGTGGTGGGCGGATGA
- a CDS encoding M20 aminoacylase family protein yields MHPILAALRDSAEEFVAVRRDLHRHPELGFEEHRTSDIVASLLAEWGYEVERGLGTTGVVARLRRGTGNRSLGIRADMDALPIEEATGLPYASCHPGVMHACGHDGHTTMILCAAKYLARRGGFSGTLNLIFQPAEEGLGGAKKMMEDGLFRKYPCDAVFAMHNVPGTASGRLLLREGAAQASADNVTITLEGVGGHAAIPHHAADPVVAGASIVMALQTIVARNVDPLQAAVITVGAFQAGTVSNIIPSHAVLRLSVRALDRDVREQIEQRVRDLVSAQAQSYGVTAQVDYQRGYPVLVNTPAETAFASQVALELLGPSHVNCQASPIAASEDFAFMLDAVPGCYLWIGNGEGGKVGGCSVHNPGYDFNDGNIAVGAAYWALLCERFLVD; encoded by the coding sequence ATGCATCCCATCCTGGCCGCGCTGCGGGACAGCGCCGAAGAGTTCGTAGCAGTTCGCCGTGACCTGCACCGGCATCCGGAACTCGGCTTCGAGGAACATCGCACCAGCGACATCGTGGCCAGCCTGCTCGCCGAATGGGGCTATGAGGTCGAGCGCGGGCTGGGGACAACGGGTGTCGTCGCCCGCCTTCGACGCGGTACGGGCAACCGCAGCCTTGGCATCCGCGCCGACATGGATGCCTTGCCGATAGAAGAGGCCACAGGGCTCCCCTATGCCAGCTGCCATCCCGGCGTAATGCACGCCTGCGGGCATGATGGGCATACCACCATGATACTTTGCGCAGCAAAGTATCTCGCCCGGCGCGGCGGTTTCAGTGGAACCCTGAACCTTATCTTCCAGCCGGCAGAGGAGGGGTTGGGCGGTGCAAAGAAGATGATGGAGGACGGACTGTTCAGGAAGTACCCTTGCGATGCCGTCTTCGCCATGCACAATGTACCGGGCACCGCATCGGGCCGTCTGCTCTTGCGTGAGGGCGCGGCGCAGGCTTCGGCCGACAACGTGACCATTACGCTGGAAGGCGTCGGTGGCCATGCAGCGATCCCACACCACGCGGCCGATCCTGTCGTGGCCGGCGCCTCCATCGTGATGGCCTTGCAGACCATCGTGGCGCGCAATGTCGATCCGCTGCAAGCGGCGGTCATTACCGTGGGCGCGTTCCAGGCCGGTACCGTCTCCAATATCATTCCCTCGCATGCCGTGCTCAGGCTGAGTGTCCGCGCACTGGACCGCGATGTGCGAGAGCAGATCGAACAGCGTGTCAGGGATCTGGTATCGGCGCAGGCGCAGAGCTATGGCGTCACGGCGCAGGTCGATTATCAGCGCGGGTACCCAGTCCTGGTGAATACGCCGGCTGAAACGGCGTTCGCGAGCCAGGTCGCCCTGGAGTTACTGGGCCCGAGCCACGTCAATTGCCAGGCGTCGCCCATTGCCGCCAGTGAGGACTTTGCCTTCATGCTGGATGCCGTGCCCGGCTGCTACCTGTGGATTGGAAACGGCGAAGGCGGAAAGGTCGGAGGCTGCTCGGTCCACAATCCCGGCTACGACTTCAATGACGGGAACATTGCTGTCGGTGCGGCGTATTGGGCCCTGCTATGCGAACGTTTCCTCGTGGACTAA
- a CDS encoding LysR family transcriptional regulator yields MINPAHFDLQSLRVFQLVAQCGGLTQAANKSHMTLSALSKRIADLERTVGCALFLRVRRGLELTPAGHELVQHARMVLDKVNQMAGEMSDFATGVRGHVKVWANTSAVIQFLPHDLASFLVSQPLIRISLEERLSQDVVVALLSGETDIGVFADNVPAYDIRKSVYRRDRLVVLVPAGHPLAGRSEVSFDETLEYDFVGLNQGSSLLQRLTAAASALDKVVRLRIQVSSFDAICRMIEAGLGIGVLPDGAVRPELLGAGLHAVYLSDAWASRILWLGVRDEAGLLPEARTLLEHLRAAGSASASC; encoded by the coding sequence ATGATCAATCCTGCCCATTTCGATCTCCAGTCCCTGCGTGTCTTCCAGCTGGTGGCCCAGTGCGGCGGGCTGACGCAGGCGGCGAACAAGTCACACATGACGCTCTCGGCCCTGAGCAAACGGATCGCGGACCTTGAGCGCACGGTGGGATGCGCACTGTTCCTGCGCGTTCGGCGTGGGCTTGAGCTGACGCCCGCTGGCCATGAGCTGGTCCAGCATGCGCGCATGGTGCTCGACAAGGTCAACCAGATGGCGGGCGAGATGAGCGACTTCGCCACCGGCGTGCGCGGACACGTCAAGGTCTGGGCCAATACGTCAGCCGTGATCCAGTTTCTTCCGCACGACCTGGCAAGCTTCCTCGTCTCGCAGCCGCTGATCAGGATCAGCCTGGAGGAGCGCCTGAGCCAGGACGTGGTGGTGGCGCTACTGTCCGGTGAAACCGATATCGGCGTGTTCGCCGACAACGTGCCGGCTTATGACATCAGGAAGTCCGTCTATCGGCGCGACCGCCTGGTCGTCCTGGTGCCTGCCGGACATCCGCTGGCCGGGCGCTCGGAAGTGAGTTTCGACGAAACCCTGGAGTACGACTTTGTCGGCCTCAACCAGGGCAGCTCGCTGCTGCAGCGTCTGACCGCCGCTGCATCGGCACTGGACAAGGTCGTGCGGCTGAGGATCCAGGTCAGCAGCTTCGATGCGATCTGCCGGATGATCGAGGCGGGGTTGGGCATCGGCGTCCTGCCAGATGGCGCGGTCCGGCCCGAACTGCTGGGTGCCGGGCTGCATGCCGTCTACCTGTCCGACGCCTGGGCATCACGCATTCTCTGGCTGGGCGTGAGGGACGAAGCGGGTCTCCTGCCGGAGGCAAGGACGCTCCTGGAGCATCTGCGCGCAGCGGGGTCGGCCAGCGCGAGTTGTTGA